Proteins from a single region of Hordeum vulgare subsp. vulgare chromosome 6H, MorexV3_pseudomolecules_assembly, whole genome shotgun sequence:
- the LOC123403596 gene encoding 2'-deoxymugineic-acid 2'-dioxygenase-like has translation MAAEPLSNGAAHQSVPGRYILPVHKRPSSSVKGKVAPPVLPIVDLGGDDDVRIAEEIFRAGREFGFFQVVNHGVPEEVMGAMMRAAEDFFGLPADEKMVYYSTDGKKLPRFHTSTRNGDGEEFLYWRDCLKIGCHPPEWPHKLGAALEPYTAAVTAVARRVLRLAAVGLGLEEEHFEGSLSGGGMMNVNHYPPCPDPSLTLGTGPHCDPGLVTVLMENVGGGLQMLLHGDGDAGGSGMWVDVEAAPGALVLNFGHQMEVISNGRLRSGEHRVVTGARAARTSLASFVWPELECAVATAQELVLAPGEVPLYRPYSYGEFLGVYVAEAGHRDAVMAHFKH, from the coding sequence ATGGCagcggagcctctctccaatggcGCCGCCCACCAGTCAGTGCCTGGACGCTACATACTCCCGGTGCACAAGAGGCCGTCTTCTTCCGTGAAGGGCAAGGTGGCGCCGCCGGTGCTGCCTATAGTTGATCTTGGCGGAGACGACGACGTCAGGATCGCCGAGGAGATCTTCCGTGCAGGGCGGGAGTTCGGGTTCTTTCAGGTGGTCAACCACGGCGTGCCGGAGGAGGTGATGGGCGCCATGATGCGCGCCGCGGAGGATTTCTTCGGGCTGCCGGCGGATGAGAAGATGGTGTACTACTCGACCGACGGCAAGAAACTCCCGCGGTTCCACACAAGCACCCggaacggcgacggcgaggagttcCTGTACTGGCGGGACTGCCTCAAGATTGGCTGCCACCCGCCGGAGTGGCCGCACAAGCTCGGGGCGGCGCTGGAGCCGTACACGGCCGCCGTGACGGCAGTGGCGCGGCGCGTTCTGCGCCTCGCCGCGGTCGGTCTGGGGCTCGAGGAGGAACACTTCGAGGGGTCACTCAGCGGCGGCGGGATGATGAACGTGAACCACTACCCGCCGTGCCCGGACCCGAGCCTCACCCTCGGCACCGGGCCGCACTGCGACCCCGGCCTCGTCACCGTGCTcatggagaacgtcggcggcggccTACAGATGCTGCTCCACGGCGACGGCGATGCTGGCGGCAGCGGGATGTGGGTAGACGTGGAAGCCGCGCCGGGGGCGCTGGTCCTCAACTTTGGCCATCAGATGGAAGTGATCAGCAACGGACGCCTGCGCAGCGGCGAGCACCGGGTCGTCACCGGCGCGCGCGCCGCGCGGACCTCGCTGGCTTCGTTCGTGTGGCCCGAGCTTGAGTGCGCCGTCGCGACGGCGCAGGAGCTGGTGCTGGCCCCAGGTGAGGTGCCTCTGTACAGGCCCTACTCGTACGGCGAATTTCTCGGCGTGTACGTCGCCGAGGCTGGGCACAGGGACGCCGTCATGGCGCATTTCAAGCACTGA